Proteins co-encoded in one Lasioglossum baleicum chromosome 3, iyLasBale1, whole genome shotgun sequence genomic window:
- the LOC143207361 gene encoding uncharacterized protein LOC143207361 gives MSCSVKISCGKSWSGSQRRINSLAEEPASGSASCSGQAAQPTSTSGTITTSTTTTANTLTSSTATSGSQRIAPPRFVRSTAAKKGEDTTKLLKYIEDNVIGKNGTFFGPFGRRKVVYCDYTASGRSLQFLEEYITKEVLPCLGDTHATTSICSLQSSLFRHEARDIVRHAVGAGEQDAVLFTGQGTAAALRALLRHLDLTKSSVVFVGPFEHHANLRPWREHGVRVIRVSETREGFLDLNDLERRLIKVRAEGVTQMIGCFSAASCITGVLADDVATTLLLHQYGALSIWDYTAAAPYVQIDMNPHLPGVGETAVHKDAIIFAGHKFIGGVQSPGVLVTKRSLLKDKIGTEDMRDSHHYHRDPELREESGTAGVVETIRCGLAVQLKENVTPRAIVARQDKISRQVLAHVRTIPELILLGSGSQNVKRLPIFSFMVRHPRGTFLHHNFVCAVLNDVFGIQARGGCACAGRYAHDLMGIDQELAKEYQKVLVEGEKNTDNEEMNTEGLRPGFAKLSFPYFMSEAEVAFVLEALKMVATEGWKLLPQYGLNPDTGEWRHHTNSVFKERKWLSSIRYTDGKMSASERRVSGAGVLPQNYGDCLQTARNIFNRARKMAQRYPLQIDRSCNFVSERMEALRWFMLPSEAQYLLLGNSLNVKQDVPFNPTLSWNRLGHHTPTTTHDSQVSCLALVNSIRRLNSDIPRTGNFLISTTSPRHRSLPVLSSVRKTLLNAAEFQTGYSSGSSGNEEERSVSADRNNGPTGQRSPATCPSSPMPVRFAVGDVVTPSALSTISHTGNRPIKEEKDLMDAANAGRARCNSLGSSGGGENASVNRKVASSSSSPIPPLPLSPQTLTSLGLSGNNGNTVKPRRHHCSCSSQTDLNSLEFENGSPSHSILSLNYHNTASPPSSYSSVSDYTEKFVGGGRSSPISTNGGQRSEDDLSAYVKEVTKELATEIKSEIREVISKVDDALSETNTSENTPQHHSRNISAIGLPTAEDKMRHDSFTASNIAEYLMEFSKEMASEVKSEIRCMVNAVDGLHRHSPDASASDVSSNGCGSPDRGRAVQLSSSPRLSSSRRSGPIEISGKVGELTQQESKMSSECSSDETVIYVMKPAENEQMVRSQSKTDDEEVVHDLDDDLNDDDGHERGGLEIGDTRKILPKIYSAVNSVSSQDSGINLSFHESDKSLDSVDLKRSSSAESNSTNSYGRKPRAASMTALVNKSNCKQQVRQADDFSEDEECSSDLKEEEDQEVAFESNDGNTDAARPQWHCPPKSVWKPAVEAIQEFDMIKDSDRVLVCLSISGKDSLSLLHTLYQYRFYARSKSIDFEIGAAAVGTKGVDPIGTMSYLKALNVPYLYEDQSTETKCNPGENQPEDPLDANGACSFCNRAIRARLYSIAKRHNYNVLAIGQHLDDLTEGFLVSVFYGGKLKTMKAHYYIRRQDLRVIRPFVYVREKSLRQFAESKKLMASRETRSSDLPEKQNQSKEVMIQHERSYPRLSWSLRSALRPLIDAHGHQTDLDMACANSISSSSISSASSSSNGGGSSQQKRQRRVKTSSLSAGSSVHGPTQEQEDNEDTDEEPVL, from the exons TGGTCTACTGCGACTACACCGCTTCCGGAAGATCGCTGCAATTTCTGGAGGAGTACATCACAAAGGAGGTGTTGCCATGCTTAGGCGACACCCATGCGACCACGTCGATCTGCAGCCTGCAATCTTCTCTGTTCAG ACACGAAGCCAGAGACATTGTGAGACACGCGGTGGGGGCTGGCGAGCAGGATGCAGTTCTGTTCACGGGTCAAGGCACAGCGGCTGCCCTTCGCGCGCTTCTACGACACCTTGATCTCACGAAATCCTCGGTGGTGTTCGTCGGACCGTTCGAGCATCACGCGAATCTGCGGCCTTGGCGGGAGCATGGTGTCAGG GTAATACGAGTGTCTGAGACTCGCGAGGGTTTCTTAGACCTGAATGATCTCGAGCGGAGACTGATCAAAGTGCGAGCAGAGGGTGTTACGCAAATGATCGGGTGCTTCAGCGCTGCCAGTTGCATAACCGGTGTTTTGGCAGATGACGTCGCGACGACCCTTCTGCTGCACCAATATGGAGCACTTAGCATCTGGGATTACACGGCTGCAG CGCCATACGTTCAGATCGACATGAATCCGCATTTACCGGGCGTCGGAGAGACAGCCGTTCACAAGGATGCGATCATTTTCGCCGGGCACAAGTTCATCGGCGGTGTGCAGTCCCCCGGCGTGCTCGTGACCAAACGGTCCCTGCTCAAAGATAAAATTGGCACGGAAGACATGAGGGACTCCCATCACTATCATCGCGATCCGGAGCTAAGGGAGGAGAGCGGCACAGCCGGTGTCGTCGAGACCATCAGATGCGGGCTCGCGGTTCAATTGAAGGAGAACGTTACACCGCGAGCTATCGTTGCCCGGCAAGATAAGATCTCTAG GCAAGTGTTGGCCCACGTGCGCACGATCCCGGAACTGATTCTGCTCGGCAGCGGTTCGCAGAATGTCAAGAGGCTGCCCATCTTTTCGTTCATGGTGCGGCACCCGCGTGGCACGTTCCTTCATCACAACTTCGTATGCGCCGTTTTGAACGACGTGTTTGGGATACAGGCGCGTGGCGGATGCGCGTGCGCGGGTCGTTACGCTCATGACCTGATGGGAATCGACCAAGAACTCGCCAAGGAGTACCAGAAGGTGCTCGTAGAGGG CGAGAAGAACACCGACAACGAGGAGATGAACACGGAGGGGTTGCGGCCGGGCTTCGCGAAGCTCTCTTTCCCGTACTTCATGTCCGAGGCGGAGGTCGCCTTTGTTCTTGAGGCCCTCAAGATGGTAGCCACGGAGGGTTGGAAGCTGTTGCCGCAGTACGGGCTGAACCCAGACACCGGGGAGTGGCGGCACCACACGAACAGCGTATTCAAAGAGCGAAAGTGGCTCAGCTCGATTAGGTACACCGACGGGAAGATGAGCGCGTCGGAGAGGCGTGTGTCCGGGGCAGGTGTTCTTCCGCAGAACTACGGCGACTGTTTGCAGACCGCCCGCAATATTTTCAACCGCGCGAGAAAAATGGCACAAAGATACCCGCTGCAGATCGACCGTAGTTGCAACTTCGTGTCCGAGCGAATGGAAGCTCTACGATGGTTTATGTTGCCCAGCGAGGCGCAATATCTGCTGCTCGGCAACTCGCTGAACGTGAAGCAAGACGTACCTTTCAATCCAACGCTATCGTGGAACAGGCTTGGTCACCACACGCCAACGACCACACATGATAGCCAAGTGAGCTGTCTGGCCCTGGTTAACAGCATCCGTCGACTGAACAGCGATATTCCCCGGACGGGAAACTTTTTGATCTCAACTACATCGCCTAGACATCGAAGTCTGCCGGTCCTCAGCTCGGTTCGAAAGACTCTGCTGAATGCAGCCGAATTCCAGACGGGTTACTCTAGCGGAAGCAGTGGTAACGAAGAAGAACGATCGGTTAGCGCTGATCGAAACAACGGCCCGACCGGTCAAAGGTCGCCGGCTACTTGCCCGAGTTCGCCGATGCCCGTGAGATTTGCTGTTGGCGATGTGGTCACGCCTTCGGCCCTTAGCACGATCTCTCACACAGGCAACAGGCCAATTAAAGAGGAAAAGGATCTGATGGACGCTGCCAACGCTGGCCGTGCCAGGTGCAATTCTCTCGGCAGTAGCGGGGGTGGGGAGAACGCCTCTGTGAATCGCAAGGTGGCTTCGTCATCCTCCTCCCCTATACCGCCGCTCCCGTTGAGTCCTCAAACTCTAACTAGTTTAGGACTGAGCGGGAACAATGGGAACACTGTGAAGCCTAGGCGACACCATTGTAGCTGCAGCAGTCAAACCGATTTGAACTCGTTGGAGTTCGAGAACGGCAGCCCGAGTCATTCGATTTTGTCCTTGAATTATCACAACACGGCCTCGCCCCCGTCCTCGTACTCCTCGGTCAGCGATTACACGGAGAAGTTCGTGGGTGGGGGTAGGTCGTCGCCGATCTCCACGAACGGTGGACAAAGATCGGAGGACGATCTGAGCGCTTATGTCAAAGAGGTGACGAAGGAGCTGGCGACGGAAATCAAGTCCGAGATCCGAGAGGTGATCTCGAAAGTCGACGACGCGCTGTCCGAGACAAACACCTCCGAGAACACGCCGCAGCATCACTCACGCAACATCAGTGCTATCGGTTTGCCCACCGCCGAAGATAAGATGAGACACGACTCGTTCACCGCGAGCAACATAGCGGAGTACTTGATGGAGTTCTCGAAGGAAATGGCCAGCGAGGTGAAATCCGAAATCAGGTGCATGGTGAACGCCGTGGACGGGTTGCACAGACACTCTCCGGACGCGTCCGCTTCCGATGTTTCCTCAAACGGTTGTGGTTCGCCGGATAGAGGAAGGGCGGTGCAGCTTTCCTCATCGCCTAGGCTCTCGAGCTCCAGACGAAGCGGCCCAATTGAGATCTCGGGGAAGGTCGGCGAGCTGACGCAGCAAGAGAGTAAGATGTCCAGCGAGTGCTCCTCCGACGAGACAGTGATATACGTGATGAAGCCGGCGGAGAACGAGCAGATGGTACGCAGTCAGTCAAAGACTGACGACGAAGAGGTGGTGCATGATTTGGACGATGATctgaacgacgacgacggtcaTGAAAGAGGTGGTCTGGAGATTGGTGACACCAGAAAAATCTTGCCGAAGATTTATTCCGCAGTGAACTCGGTCAGTTCACAGGACAGCGGCATCAATCTATCTTTTCACGAAAGCGACAAATCCTTGGACTCGGTCGATCTGAAACGCAGCAGCAGCGCGGAATCCAATTCCACGAACAGCTATGGTCGCAAACCAAGAGCGGCATCTATGACCGCGCTGGTGAACAAGTCTAATTGCAAGCAACAGGTCCGCCAAGCCGACGACTTCTCGGAGGATGAGGAGTGCTCGAGCGATTTGAAGGAAGAGGAGGACCAGGAGGTCGCGTTTGAATCGAATGATGGTAATACCGATGCAGCCCGACCGCAATGGCATTGCCCACCGAAGAGCGTTTGGAAACCAGCGGTCGAGGCTATACAGGAGTTCGATATGATCAAGGACAGCGATAGAGTGTTGGTTTGCCTATCGATCAGTGGCAAGGACTCGTTGTCCCTGCTGCATACTCTGTATCAATATAGATTCTACGCGAGATCGAAGAGCATAGACTTCGAAATCGGAGCGGCCGCGGTGGGCACGAAGGGTGTGGATCCAATCGGGACGATGAGCTATCTGAAGGCTCTCAATGTGCCCTATTTGTATGAAGATCAGAGTACTGAGACAAAGTGCAATCCCGGCGAGAATCAGCCAGAGGATCCCTTAGACGCGAACGGtgcgtgcagcttttgcaaTCGGGCGATCAGAGCACGGCTATATTCGATTGCCAAGCGGCACAATTACAACGTGCTGGCGATCGGCCAGCATCTAGACGATCTCACCGAGGGTTTCCTCGTCTCGGTGTTTTACGGCGGCAAACTAAAAACCATGAAGGCCCATTACTACATCCGCCGTCAGGATCTCAGGGTCATCAGACCGTTTGTCTACGTTCGAGAGAAATCGCTGAGGCAGTTTGCCGAGAGCAAGAAGCTGATGGCTTCACGGGAAACCAGGTCGAGTGACCTTCCCGAG AAACAGAATCAAAGCAAGGAAGTAATGATTCAACACGAGCGCTCTTATCCTCGCCTCTCTTGGTCCTTGAGATCGGCTCTACGGCCTTTGATAGACGCTCACGGACACCAAACGGATCTGGATATGGCCTGCGCGAACTCGATCAGCAGTTCCAGTATTTCCAGCgcgagcagcagcagcaatgGGGGCGGCAGCAGTCAACAAAAAAGGCAGCGACGCGTGAAGACGAGTTCCCTGTCAGCAGGATCCAGCGTGCACGGTCCGACACAGGAGCAAGAAGACAACGAAGACACCGATGAGGAGCCGGTCCTTTGA